CACCAATGGACTGAcaccatggatgcatgcatgcatgcatgtttaagTTTTAGTTTGAGTTAGGCCTCGTCCGGCACGTCGGACCATTTGATGTCCACCTGCCCGACACTGGGGTCAAGACTGTAGTTCTTCCAGATATGGATCGACGCGCCGACCTCGTTATCGCAGCCGGCGCACTCGTCGACGACCATGGCGTTTATGTGAATGTTGCCTGAGTTGGCGAGGCGGATGAACTTGCCGCACCGGGCCCCGTTGGCGTACCACTCCGACGAGAGCGACACCACGAAGTCGTCGTCGCTGTGGAACTGACCGTCGCACGACGCCGGCCCGCCGCCCGTCTCTCCTTGCTGGAAGCCGTTCACCGTCATTGTCGCCGGGACGTTCTGTCGAAGT
This window of the Triticum aestivum cultivar Chinese Spring chromosome 5D, IWGSC CS RefSeq v2.1, whole genome shotgun sequence genome carries:
- the LOC123124141 gene encoding putative ripening-related protein 7, whose product is MAGTTKVAVVLGIVLVFLQVLCAVSGRPTVTEGKFELRQNVPATMTVNGFQQGETGGGPASCDGQFHSDDDFVVSLSSEWYANGARCGKFIRLANSGNIHINAMVVDECAGCDNEVGASIHIWKNYSLDPSVGQVDIKWSDVPDEA